Sequence from the Thermococcus sp. EP1 genome:
ATACCATTCATAACATCTTGGAACATCTGATAAGCTTGTTGTCTTCCGTTATATCCCTTAGAAGGAGGATAGTTGACATCTTCCTGTTCAAAAATTAACCACAATGCATAAAGGATATACTCTATGGAATAGCCAGGCGCACTGTTTATTTGCTTAATGTCATCAGAACTCATAGTCTTTAGAATTTCCTCGGGGGATTCCCCAGTATAAACTCTTGTAATGGCATTAAATACCTTTTTGGCAATCTCTTTATTATGGCAAAGTTTTCCATAGAAATCAATTATAAAATGAGCGTGTTTCGGGGTAAAAAAGCGTTTATTCCCTCGAAATTTGGCCTGTATTATAAAATCATCAGGGCTTTTATCCCCTCGTTTTGTAGAGATTTTGAAGTCACATATTTCGATTTCTACTATTGTCACTTAGGTACCCCCACTATAACTTAAAGATTAAAAGATTAAAGAAGCTTTTCAATTACTTTATAATCTTCTTCTGGGATCTCACGCATTGCTTTTCCGAATAAGTGTGTTGACCATTTCTTTTTATTTTTGATAAAGTTTAATTTTGGAATCAAAGACTTAAATTCAATTTCCCCAAACTTAATTGGTTTAAGTTTGATTCTCCAAGGATATACTTCATTGCTGCCTTTTGGAGCTTTAAATATCTTTTTGGAATCTTTAAATGGTTCAGCCACAACTTCATAAATAGCTACAATTTTTGGCTCTAGAACATTTCCCTTCTGATCTTTTTCCTGTTTAAGGTAAATAACTACTTTATCTCCGGGTTTAACTTTTAAAAGGGTATTTTTGTGTCTCTTTTCAGGAACGCCCCAGAGATTGTTCTTCTTAATTATTCCCCAATTTTCTCTATTTGTTATACAAAGCCAATATGGCATTATCGATCACCAATGATCCTTGTCTCAGGATAATATTAAAATATTTCCCTCTATTTTCTTGCATAAGACTTAATTCCATACATGTGAGAAGGGCATATTAGTTACTTTAAACAAAAGTCAAGCAATAATTAGTGAATTTTTCCATATTTTCTTCAACGTTGAGGAATATTGTTGAAATGCTACATAGATCTCTCTTTGTAGATCTCAACCTAATAATCTTCTCTTTAACTTTTCTGACTTTGGCCTTTAAATTAGACCATAAATCATTAAGATCAACATTCGAATTCCCTTCTTTGCTGTAACGTGGGGACAGAGAGTTTCCTAGTAATTCTTAATAATTTGTAAGGTAATCAAGAAGTTTGGATTTCACTGAACTTGAAGAGCATCTAGATGAAGATACTTGGTAGAAAAGTTGATGCCGCAATAAAATCTTAATTTAAACTAGGATAGTTTATACAAAGCTTAAACAGACATGCATAAAGTAACCATATGAAGATGTACCCTTTTGAGATCTTAATGAAAAGATGTTTAGGTAGAAACAATTAATGGGTTTCAAAGCCTCTTCACTAACTCCCTCACCTTCTCTTTTCCTTCGTTCAAAATCGGTTGGCCGTGACTTGGCAACAAATGCACAAAATCAATTTCTAAAAGCCTTCTTATCGCTTCCCTGTTCTTCATTGGATCGAGAGAGTAATGATGCGGGACCTCTTCGAGTCTTCCATCTTGCTCATAGAGTAAGTCTCCAACAAAAAGGGCCTTGGTTTTTAGATCTAGCAGACAAATACTCCCAGGTGTGTGGCCGGGAGAGTGAATGATCTTTAATCCCTCGACCACATCCCCATCATTTAAGACTACTTCCACGTCCACAGGTTCTATCGCCTTTTGGAATGTTTTCTCTCCATGGAACGTCTTCTCACCTGTGAAATATGGAACTTCATCTTTATGGGCGGCAACATTTGCACCAGTGGCTTCTTTAAGGGCTTTTAGTGCCCCTATATGGTCATAATGAGCATGGGTAGCTATAATGAGTTCCACTTCCTCGGGGACACGGCCTAGGCCGTCTATGTATTTTATTATCTTCTCATACTCCTCTGGGAGACCGGTATCTATTGTTATGAGTTTGTTATTCCTCACTATAATATAGACATTTGCAAACGTGTTATCTACAAGGTGGATGTCTCCTATAACTTTCATAATGAAATCACCATTTTTGCATTGGACTTTATTCTTAAAGTGGTTTTTGCTCATAATGCACCAAAAGATTTAAGTATGAATTTTATTCACATTAAGTTAGATAAGAGTCACGATCATCTTGGGGTGAGAGAATGGACGAGCATGGGAGACTACTCGATGTCCTCGGAAACGAGACGAGGCGGAGAATATTATTATTACTAACTAAAAGACCTTATTTTGTAAGTGAGCTTTCTAAAGAGTTAAGAGTTGGTCAAAAAGCTGTTTTGGAACATCTGCGGATTCTTGAGGGAGCGGGCCTAATAGAGGGAAGAGTGGAGAAAATCCCGAGAGGAAGGCCAAGAAAATACTACCAGATCAAACGCGGTATTAGACTGGAGGTGCTTTTGACCCCATACTCCTTTGGAACTGAG
This genomic interval carries:
- a CDS encoding MBL fold metallo-hydrolase; its protein translation is MKVIGDIHLVDNTFANVYIIVRNNKLITIDTGLPEEYEKIIKYIDGLGRVPEEVELIIATHAHYDHIGALKALKEATGANVAAHKDEVPYFTGEKTFHGEKTFQKAIEPVDVEVVLNDGDVVEGLKIIHSPGHTPGSICLLDLKTKALFVGDLLYEQDGRLEEVPHHYSLDPMKNREAIRRLLEIDFVHLLPSHGQPILNEGKEKVRELVKRL
- a CDS encoding EVE domain-containing protein yields the protein MPYWLCITNRENWGIIKKNNLWGVPEKRHKNTLLKVKPGDKVVIYLKQEKDQKGNVLEPKIVAIYEVVAEPFKDSKKIFKAPKGSNEVYPWRIKLKPIKFGEIEFKSLIPKLNFIKNKKKWSTHLFGKAMREIPEEDYKVIEKLL